From a region of the Cyprinus carpio isolate SPL01 chromosome A18, ASM1834038v1, whole genome shotgun sequence genome:
- the LOC109077491 gene encoding LOW QUALITY PROTEIN: glutamine and serine-rich protein 1-like (The sequence of the model RefSeq protein was modified relative to this genomic sequence to represent the inferred CDS: substituted 3 bases at 3 genomic stop codons) has product MMERNYPSPSFTEPVSAAAQSPGWAYKPSSSYGSTQLDSELLQRQTFASSHQPTFTTTHHPTEVFDSNQHSTASSNTSESSVMNFLSAIESRGLQAGPAGSTLLPSFRSPSWQTGANSSTELYLTGALHPSGTFPTPSALSSYQHPSAFPTRSFTTTSAPANQDSTFSSSNGLLSPNDPLLQLKSSQYTVPTALAFGGTSLGAGLPPQSSTYRSAQESAPHLLQPQFSLLSTSLGSTQQAPQPYGGPVFSGSIERALQRECSVIKHHQRPSSTQPVQEQLASGAQHSLQGYLHDESDVSYQQDPSPHTPVPCSPAGDPSSLNGTTQQKTASQTQAYASSAPSPGFSSSSGVKLKDISSKMAQHPGENTDTQAQASPPGMQPQSYSSPAQNQSSVIASQSQPYTSTQLPGLVSVSASHTYITSQSPSSNLSQTQGFSSSLPEKLPSIYKTLPSFASQSEAETSVSQSLIYSSSQQQDLPPAGNREGYETQVQTLCMGNPSQSYSSSHSQGLPTISFYTQGPTSASITLQNYVSSQSLTPIPSFSPSRARSLSSTNPGQDYILMHSSSGTKTDSALLQQKYLSSVHSSTSSPATHTQALPNNQTSVELKPHQQDERMFLSSKEGSEELPLEDVQALQKGAMVTSPQTLSAHEVGAQNNIKNDVYVVSKMEDRHNTQSVIRSNSRTEEQILTHFETTKELATSANTSSDPKSNPLLMHTTHAPLSADQLKQHPLLLKGASSQQQNLQGQIIRVHPTDPRHLSEDQTQFIRVPSAQVLLDPTHMIVLQQPVLTSGQNQTTQTMYMQSVPVQYLQMNSDTVNLTINRHHNQQVVSHQVPSSTESTKQNPTKKINFNQSNPHDAKQNFTLSSVCFPDSMLLADERNILSNVDDILAATAAACGVTPQDFVKSTSSDADLSSVANPVDSKCNFQSAENRLDSFPSQHMIIANSQAMTIIGAQTTYSKYETEGHQAFTLSNSNNQPEVTHNSAQQISDKVANTHEKNNVLPKGHFVNSSHGSALNTNGLVISNTTSSDFQLGGQEQSQSGHQNTENVSNNISQPKILKGLKTDDSPSEHPTDGLPKKRPRSKGSSKQSVEDENGQPKSQKRSTQRQNSRASEVSSTSTSEVSNDSYQQQERMCQKLREVEEKQPEVKTGFLGSFLDFLKSGSRQNLSSPQIRSPNRTRKPSASKRPPNPLLIPFKPPLPSTPLISPDPQSVISTKRLDEELQRNLETLPSFSSDEDDSVGKNQDLQKSITSALSSLDEPSDKKHKFGDNTKQLQPSSTQPTDAKPQDQQTAVQKMSAEELLKDVPPDKLAVQLNSVAIEGLMDEELSDSGGEGMYRERDXXLVKKKDIEMLGLLXITLKVGVEPPAIWKVQKALLQKFVPELRDRKRVFFATNSYLGYFGDAKSMYRRVHVKFLDTVNKREYVRVCSRKPRCKPMHSMRGSQAKAVLAQRFTAVSVSDSPTQKTTQQRALAKPRPKQPKAKAEPPPKKRKKWKEEFTTSPSDSSPEAVSEDDEFTPPVPFASRFLNTRTMKETFKSFVELLISIALDGDVMNALERENDELLLPHMKRVDGMITDNRRRLLPKLRMGQIFKNALDSLPELSVVTELKTDCETPVFKVRLSGRAYNRKTMKPSKSPCKLPLEYTVDQQKTKWFSLYHSLQHYKYHTYLMCMEEIRLLKLRGKDLGQEEKVQTCMCNGTWVEGLFDRFGELLTQVQQACL; this is encoded by the exons ATGATGGAGAGGAACTACCCGAGCCCCAGCTTCACAGAGCCGGTCAGCGCGGCGGCTCAGAGCCCGGGCTGGGCCTACAAACCCAG TTCTAGTTATGGTTCTACACAGTTGGACTCTGAGCTCCTCCAGCGGCAGACCTTTGCCTCTAGTCACCAGCCTACATTTACCACCACCCACCATCCCACAG AAGTGTTTGACTCAAATCAGCACAGCACCGCCAGTAGCAACACTTCTGAATCATCAGTCATGAACTTCCTCTCCGCTATTGAATCTAGAGGCCTTCAGGCTGGACCTGCTGGCTCGACTCTTCTCCCTTCATTTAGAAGCCCATCCTGGCAAACTG GTGCAAACTCTTCAACAGAACTTTATCTCACCGGAGCCCTGCATCCATCAGGAACGTTCCCGACGCCTTCTGCGCTCTCATCCTACCAGCATCCTAGTGCCTTTCCTACCAGAAGTTTCACCACTACATCAGCACCTGCTAATCAGGACAGCACTTTCAGCTCTTCAAATGGTCTGCTATCCCCTAATGACCCTCTGCTGCAGCTCAAATCCTCCCAGTACACTGTGCCAACTGCGCTTGCTTTTGGTGGTACGTCTCTAGGGGCTGGCTTGCCACCCCAGTCCTCCACCTATCGTTCAGCACAAGAGTCAGCCCCACACCTCCTTCAGCCTCAGTTCAGCCTGCTGTCCACATCCTTGGGCAGCACACAGCAAGCCCCTCAGCCTTACGGTGGCCCGGTTTTCTCAGGCTCCATTGAACGAGCACTTCAGCGTGAATGTAGTGTGATCAAGCACCACCAACGGCCTTCTAGCACCCAGCCAGTTCAGGAGCAGCTGGCTAGCGGTGCTCAGCACTCCTTACAGGGTTACTTGCATGACGAGAGTGACGTTTCATATCAACAGGACCCTTCACCGCATACACCCGTACCCTGTAGTCCTGCGGGCGACCCTTCATCCCTAAATGGcaccacacaacagaagacagcTTCTCAAACTCAGGCCTATGCTTCTTCTGCCCCCTCCCCTGGGTTTTCCAGCTCATCTGGAGTAAAGCTTAAAGACATTTCTTCCAAAATGGCTCAACATCCCGGTGAGAACACAGACACTCAAGCACAGGCAAGCCCTCCAGGCATGCAGCCGCAGAGCTACTCCTCCCCAGCCCAAAATCAAAGCTCAGTAATCGCTAGCCAGTCACAACCGTACACATCCACGCAGCTTCCAGGCCTGGTCTCCGTTAGTGCCTCGCACACTTATATCACATCTCAAAGCCCATCAAGCAACCTCAGCCAAACACAAGGCTTCTCTTCTAGTTTGCCTGAGAAGCTTCCTTCGATTTACAAGACACTCCCGTCATTTGCTAGTCAATCTGAAGCTGAGACATCTGTGAGCCAGTCTCTTATTTATTCTTCTAGTCAGCAGCAGGATTTGCCGCCTGCGGGAAACAGGGAAGGGTATGAGACACAGGTGCAAACTCTTTGCATGGGAAATCCTTCTCAAAGCTATTCTTCCAGCCACTCTCAGGGCCTGCCAACCATTAGTTTCTATACCCAGGGGCCGACATCTGCTAGCATAACTTTGCAGAACTATGTGTCAAGTCAATCCCTAACCCCCATCCCTTCCTTCTCACCCAGTCGTGCCAGAAGTTTATCATCCACTAACCCAGGACAGGACTATATCTTAATGCATTCTTCTTCTGGTACCAAAACAGACAGTGCCCTTTTACAGCAGAAGTACTTGTCATCTGTCCACTCATCAACCTCCTCTCCCGCCACACACACCCAAGCCTTACCAAACAACCAGACCTCGGTTGAGTTAAAACCACATCAACAAGATGAACGAATGTTTCTTTCCTCAAAAGAAGGCTCTGAAGAGCTTCCTCTCGAGGATGTACAGGCACTACAGAAAGGCGCTATGGTGACCTCCCCTCAAACCCTTTCAGCCCACGAAGTTGGAGCACAgaacaacataaaaaatgacGTTTATGTAGTTTCCAAAATGGAAGACAGACACAACACCCAAAGTGTCATTCGTAGTAACTCCCGAACGGAGGAGCAGATCCTTACACATTTTGAAACCACAAAGGAGCTTGCTACCAGTGCCAATACTTCCTCTGACCCCAAGAGTAACCCTTTGTTGATGCACACCACCCATGCACCCTTGAGTGCCGACCAGCTGAAACAGCACCCTCTACTTCTGAAAGGGGCCAGTTCTCAGCAGCAGAACCTTCAGGGTCAGATTATCAGAGTTCACCCGACAGATCCCAGACACCTGTCTGAGGACCAAACACAGTTCATTAGAGTTCCCAGTGCCCAGGTTCTCCTTGATCCCACTCACATGATCGTTCTGCAACAGCCTGTACTAACCTCAGGCCAGAATCAGACCACGCAGACTATGTACATGCAGTCTGTACCAGTCCAGTATCTCCAAATGAATAGCGACACTGTTAATTTGACCATTAATCGGCATCACAACCAGCAAGTTGTCTCTCACCAAGTGCCCAGCTCAACAGAGTCCACTAAACAGaacccaacaaaaaaaatcaacttcaACCAGTCAAATCCTCATGATGCAAAGCAGAACTTTACTCTCAGTTCTGTATGCTTTCCTGACTCCATGCTATTGGCAGATGAGAGGAACATACTCTCAAATGTTGATGACATTCTTGCTGCTACCGCAGCCGCCTGTGGCGTCACACCACAGGACTTTGTCAAATCCACGTCATCTGATGCCGACTTGTCATCGGTAGCCAACCCTGTAGACTCCAAGTGCAATTTTCAGTCAGCTGAGAACAGACTTGATAGTTTCCCATCACAGCATATGATAATCGCTAACTCACAAGCCATGACTATAATTGGTGCTCAAACAACATACTCCAAATATGAAACAGAGGGACACCAAGCGTTTACACTCTCAAACTCTAATAACCAACCAGAGGTAACACACAACTCTGCACAACAAATATCTGACAAGGTAGCAAACACTCATGAGAAAAACAATGTGTTACCTAAGGGACATTTTGTAAACTCTAGCCATGGCTCTGCTTTGAATACTAATGGACTTGTTATTAGTAATACAACCTCCTCTGACTTTCAGTTGGGTGGCCAGGAGCAAAGTCAATCAGGACATCAGAATActgaaaatgtatcaaataatatAAGCCAGCCGAAGATATTGAAAGGCCTTAAAACCGATGATAGTCCTAGTGAGCATCCTACAGATGGCCTTCCAAAAAAACGACCCAGATCAAAGGGTTCATCAAAGCAGTCTGTTGAAGATGAAAATGGTCAACCCAAATCTCAGAAGAGAAGCACACAACGTCAGAATTCACGTGCCAGTGAGGTGAGTTCAACTTCCACCTCAGAGGTTTCAAATGATAGCTACCAACAGCAGGAGAGAATGTGTCAGAAGTTACGAGAGGTTGAAGAAAAACAGCCAGAGGTTAAAACTGGATTCTTGGGTTCCTTCCTGGACTTTCTAAAATCTGGATCCAGACAAAACCTATCATCTCCACAGATACGGTCGCCCAATCGCACTAGAAAGCCTTCGGCCTCCAAGAGGCCTCCTAATCCATTACTTATTCCCTTTAAACCTCCCCTTCCTTCAACCCCATTGATATCTCCAGATCCTCAAAGTGTCATTTCTACAAAGCGACTTGATGAAGAGCTCCAGAGGAACCTGGAAACACTGCCATCGTTTTCCTCTGATGAAGACGATTCAGTGGGGAAAAACCAAGATCTTCAAAAGAGCATCACTTCTGCGCTGTCATCTTTAGATGAGCCCTCAGACAAAAAGCACAAGTTCG GTGACAATACAAAGCAACTTCAGCCCTCCAGCACACAGCCTACTGATGCCAAGCCACAGGACCAACAGACTGCTGTACAGAAGATGTCTGCAGAGGAGTTACTGAAGGATGTGCCTCCAGACAAGCTAGCTGTTCAACTGAACTCAGTTGCTATCGAGGGCCTGATGGACGAGGAGCTGTCAGATAGTGGAGGGGAGGGCATGTACCGGGAGCGAGACTagtaattagtaaaaaaaaaggatatagaAATGCTGGGACTTTTATGA ATCACACTGAAGGTGGGAGTCGAACCACCAGCCATCTGGAAGGTGCAGAAAGCCCTGCTGCAGAAGTTTGTACCGGAGCTCAGGGACAGGAAACGAGTCTTCTTTGCCACAAACAGT tatttGGGGTACTTTGGTGATGCTAAGTCCATGTACAGGAGAGTACATGTCAAATTTCTTGATACTGTCAACAAGCGGGAGTATGTTCGAGTCTGCAGCAGGAAACCACGATGCAAGCCCATGCATTCAATGAG AGGCTCTCAGGCTAAAGCTGTTCTGGCCCAACGATTCACTGCGGTGTCTGTGTCGGACTCTCCCACGCAGAAAACAACACAACAGAGAGCTCTAGCAAAACCCAGACCCAAGCAGCCGAAAGCCAAGGCTGAACCGCCgcctaaaaagagaaagaaatggaaaGAAGAGTTCACGACATCTCCCTCCGACTCCTCACCGGAGGCTGTGAGCGAGGATGACG AGTTTACGCCTCCGGTTCCATTCGCCTCGCGTTTCCTGAACACCAGAACAATGAAGGAGACCTTTAAGAGCTTTGTTGAGCTGCTGATCAGCATAGCACTGGACGGGGACGTCATGAACGCGCTAGAGCGTGAGAACG ACGAGCTGCTGCTGCCTCACATGAAGAGGGTGGACGGAATGATCACAGACAACAGGCGGAGGCTGCTGCCCAAACTGCGCATGGGTCAGATCTTCAAA AATGCATTAGACAGCTTGCCTGAGCTGTCCGTGGTGACCGAGCTGAAAACAGACTGCGAGACTCCCGTTTTTAAAGTCAGGTTAAGTGGGAGGGCTTACAACAGGAAAACCATGAAGCCCTCCAAATCGCCCTGCAAACTTCCCCTG GAATACACAGTGGATCAGCAGAAAACAAAGTGGTTTTCCCTGTATCACTCTCTACAACACTATAAGTACCACACATACCTGATGTGTATGGAGGAG ATTCGGTTGTTGAAGTTGCGAGGTAAAGATCTGGGGCAGGAGGAGAAGGTTCAGACATGCATGTGCAATGGGACGTGGGTAGAGGGCCTGTTCGATCGCTTCGGGGAGCTTCTGACACAGGTGCAGCAGGCCTGCCTTTGA
- the prrg4 gene encoding transmembrane gamma-carboxyglutamic acid protein 4 produces the protein MLIFVLLLCHFTLCGHCACVRKTLQTPTDQDSKVFVVDQEANTFLGRHLLFNRFDFEIFTPGNLERECYEEICNYEEAREVFENIPDTNAFWKTYLDDKGESQSKVDVTALLVGLISAGVFIVVVGLLIWYFCQGRNKDHGFRGSIRRRSTRSNASVIIRRLEEVSLHHIPHTGSDSNPDAPGLPSYEQAIAINGPHDAPPPPYPGSRPGSTRR, from the exons ATGCTTATATTTGTCCTCCTGCTGTGTCATTTCACTTTATGTGGACACTGTGCGTGTGTGAGAAAAACCCTACAAACACCAACAGATCAAGACAGTAAAG TGTTTGTTGTGGACCAAGAGGCCAACACATTTTTAGGACGTCACCTGTTGTTCAACCGCTTTGACTTTGAGATCTTCACCCCGGGGAATCTAGAACGGGAGTGCTACGAGGAGATATGCAATTACGAGGAGGCTCGGGAAGTCTTTGAGAATATCCCTGATACA AATGCCTTTTGGAAGACATATTTAGATG ATAAGGGTGAATCCCAATCAAAAGTTGATGTAACAGCATTGCTGGTGGGCCTGATCTCCGCTGGAGTCTTTATTGTTGTAGTTGGCCTCCTCATCTGGTACTTCTGCCAGGGGAGGAATAAAGACCATGGCTTCCGAGG CTCCATCAGACGCCGATCCACCCGAAGCAATGCCTCTGTGATCATCCGGAGACTGGAGGAGGTCTCTCTGCATCATATTCCTCACACAGGCTCAGATTCCAACCCAGATGCTCCTGGTTTACCTTCTTATGAACAGGCCATTGCCATCAATGGACCACATGATGCCCCACCTCCGCCGTATCCTGG TTCCAGGCCAGGCAGCACCCGACGATAA